In the Acidobacteriota bacterium genome, GATTCCAGAGAGAAGGCTGAAGCTGCTGCGGAACGTGTGCAGGCGATGGGTCATGCTGCTCACGTAACAAGCACGCTGACAAGAAAGCAATACTGGGAGACAATGGTAATCAGCCGCTAACGCTGGACTCCCAAACAGACAATTTAACTAACTTGGTCAGCAGGATTTTTGGGCGGTCGACTAATGGTAGGTCAAGTGCCTTTGGAGCACTTTGTCTAGGTTCGAATCCTAGCCGCCCAGCCAGGAAGTAGCTGTCAGCAGTCAGCATTCAGCCGGGAAGCGGCGAGGTGTTTGACCAAGTACGTACTTGTTGACTGGCTGACGGCTGAACGCTTGTTTGCGGGAATTTTCAAATCACAAAATTTCAGAAGCACTAGTCCCGGGCACGAAAGAAAACCAGCTTTCGCGAGGCTAATGGAATGACGACGATCGCAACCGCAATCGAAAAGCAGCAGCAGCAGAAGGGTCAGGCAAGCGTGCAGACGCCGCCTGCGGCGAAGACGGAGCGTAAGCCGCAGCGTCATCGCGACAATGATCGTTTCAAGATCTTCTGCGGCACGGCTAACGAGAAGCTTGCGGACGACATTTGCAGAGTTCTTGAGATTCAGCGCGGACAAGCGCACTTGCAGCGCTTCTCCGATGGAGAGGTTTACTTTCAGCTGCTGGAGAACGTGCGCGGCGCCGATGTTTTTGTCGTGCAGCCCACGTGCTTCCCGGTCGATCAACACCTGATGGAGCTGCTGCTGATGATCGACGCGCTGAAGCGGGCCTCGGCGCGCAGGATCACTCCGGTGATCCCGTACTACGGGTACTCGCGGCAGGACCGCAAAGACAAGCCGCGCGTGGCAGTCTCGGCGAAGCTGGTGGCGGATTTGCTGACCACGGCTGGTTCGCATCGCGCGCTGGTGGTTGATTTGCACGCGCCGCAGATCCAGGGATTTTTCAATATCCCGGTGGATCACCTGTTTGCGTCGCCAGTGCTGGTTTCGGCGGTGAAGGATTTGAGTTTGCCCGATCTGACGGTGGTATCGCCGGATGCGGGTGGCGTGGAGCGCGCGCGCTTCTTCGCCAAGAAGATGGATACGGCGTTGGCTATCGTGGATAAACGGCGCACAGACATGAATGTGACGGAAGTGATGCACGTGATCGGTGATGTCGAAGGACGAACGGCGCTGATTCTCGATGACATCATCGACACAGCGGGCACGCTGGTGAAGACCGCCGACGCTCTGCTGGATGCGGGTGCGGTTCGCGTCCTGGCCTGCGCGTCACATGCGGTGCTCTCGGGACAGGCAGTCGAGCGTCTCCACA is a window encoding:
- a CDS encoding phosphoribosylpyrophosphate synthetase translates to MTTIATAIEKQQQQKGQASVQTPPAAKTERKPQRHRDNDRFKIFCGTANEKLADDICRVLEIQRGQAHLQRFSDGEVYFQLLENVRGADVFVVQPTCFPVDQHLMELLLMIDALKRASARRITPVIPYYGYSRQDRKDKPRVAVSAKLVADLLTTAGSHRALVVDLHAPQIQGFFNIPVDHLFASPVLVSAVKDLSLPDLTVVSPDAGGVERARFFAKKMDTALAIVDKRRTDMNVTEVMHVIGDVEGRTALILDDIIDTAGTLVKTADALLDAGAVRVLACASHAVLSGQAVERLHNSRIEQVIVTDTIPLSEAAKNEPKIRVKTIAGLLARAIESIHEETSVSSLFS